The following are from one region of the Salicibibacter kimchii genome:
- a CDS encoding helix-turn-helix transcriptional regulator, with amino-acid sequence MEEPFHSRDVAKTERLFTILTLLRENATVTARELAEYCHTTVRTIYRDMKEIDQLGYQYITEGQHGYRLLQNPMSPTRYLSKEEWLALTVYPQMSQDMTVRDHPYHRAYHSGIEKMKEITKDRDSGDVTALRQELGNRIRFHDQAGEKDTNRVMPALFQSITENRMLEIEYYAIYRDQVSVRNIHPYYIIPRSGHLYVVGYCATREDYRIFRLNRIHAARVLDETFTMAEAFDIDDYLSARWSIFADDEEETTFVVRFHEDIARYVKEFNFYADTELRTENDGSLLLTTTLQSSKEFVRWVRGFGLDAELLEPQYIREELHNFHKRQSERYKP; translated from the coding sequence ATGGAGGAACCTTTTCATAGCAGGGATGTTGCAAAGACAGAGCGGCTATTCACCATTCTTACTTTACTAAGGGAAAATGCGACGGTGACGGCAAGAGAGCTTGCTGAATATTGTCATACGACGGTGCGAACGATCTATCGGGATATGAAAGAGATTGATCAATTGGGGTATCAATACATCACGGAAGGCCAACATGGGTATCGCTTGCTTCAAAATCCAATGTCGCCAACGCGTTATCTGTCGAAAGAAGAATGGCTAGCGCTTACGGTTTATCCGCAAATGTCCCAGGACATGACGGTACGGGACCACCCATACCATCGCGCGTATCATTCCGGCATTGAAAAAATGAAAGAAATTACAAAAGACCGTGATTCCGGAGATGTAACGGCATTAAGGCAGGAACTTGGCAATCGCATTCGGTTTCATGACCAAGCTGGGGAAAAAGATACGAACCGTGTAATGCCGGCGCTTTTTCAATCAATCACGGAAAACCGGATGCTCGAAATCGAATATTACGCCATCTACCGTGATCAAGTTTCGGTCCGCAATATTCACCCTTATTACATTATTCCGCGCAGCGGTCATCTCTATGTCGTCGGTTATTGTGCCACTCGCGAAGACTATCGTATTTTTCGGCTGAATCGCATCCATGCCGCGCGGGTGCTGGATGAAACATTTACGATGGCAGAAGCGTTTGATATTGATGACTATCTATCCGCCCGTTGGTCGATTTTCGCCGACGATGAAGAAGAGACGACGTTCGTCGTACGTTTTCATGAAGACATTGCGCGCTACGTAAAGGAATTTAACTTTTACGCAGATACCGAATTGAGAACCGAAAACGACGGGTCATTACTGCTAACCACGACGTTACAAAGCAGCAAAGAATTTGTTCGTTGGGTGCGCGGGTTCGGTCTTGATGCTGAATTGCTGGAACCTCAATACATACGCGAAGAATTACACAACTTTCACAAACGGCAAAGCGAGCGGTACAAACCGTGA